In the genome of Aspergillus luchuensis IFO 4308 DNA, chromosome 2, nearly complete sequence, one region contains:
- a CDS encoding Zn(II)2Cys6 transcription factor (COG:K;~EggNog:ENOG410PHSZ;~InterPro:IPR036864,IPR007219,IPR001138;~PFAM:PF00172,PF04082;~go_function: GO:0000981 - DNA-binding transcription factor activity, RNA polymerase II-specific [Evidence IEA];~go_function: GO:0003677 - DNA binding [Evidence IEA];~go_function: GO:0008270 - zinc ion binding [Evidence IEA];~go_process: GO:0006351 - transcription, DNA-templated [Evidence IEA];~go_process: GO:0006355 - regulation of transcription, DNA-templated [Evidence IEA]) yields MSGTSFLDRPLLKVSRPVAACSRCRTAKIKCDGKLPACSACERVGKASTCSGASDEFARGKERSYVASLEGYCERLEKKIADLRRLKTSLSVDERGVAHQSSITSISSAGAVAQEGGKEVTDIDDLVGDFGFLSVNATSRDFHGITSNTSFANLLLSLSQAESIPRLPAQSLPPRNEILNLLQHYFDNIYIQLPFFVETSFWTSVDAVYQAGGRFAKPFDKWILHMVLATASASLSLKIGDTSHRRALSHISMAMNQAEDVIRPGTIAGIQSILLLAQYSLFDPQHFRSWYLVGMAVRVAVDLGLHQDPPLDVQSASEQLDLRRRVFHCVYCLDRGISTAFERTFSFSDESVDVALPSSATSLGASLTEKSHIFLRSSEPAWHIVKIRQILSEGYQRKYFHEHETSLQAPASTWALCSKAYEWFGKFPSNVPNHFPILYRLELSYTIVVILSASDEPTALCDYSRIVLFHCCMQYINELYEVLKNPTWLPLMTFLDIQRTYQVGRRFIRDVTENQDLLLDPSIPALPSIPPETPEQLILSGEDCMSFYARASECLLQINNLLQYGASKWGATGIFGEFQQMSEPARSRLLHASNPYLAGSTAYMAGYSTMVPAGTGYLGFDIG; encoded by the exons ATGTCGGGTACCTCATTCTTGGACAGACCGCTCCTCAAAGTCAGTCGACCTGTGGCTGCTTGCTCAAGATGTCGAACGGCCAAAATCAAATGTGACGGGAAGCTTCCGGCCTGCTCCGCATGCGAAAGGGTTGGTAAAGCGAGCACCTGCTCTGGCGCAAGTGATGAATTTGccagaggaaaggaaagaagctATGTCGCCTCTTTGGAGGGATACTGCGAAAgactggaaaagaaaattgcAGATCTTCGTCGCCTGAAAACATCATTATCTGTGGATGAAAGGGGTGTCGCCCATCAGAGTTCAATCACATCTATTTCCTCAGCAGGTGCTGTCGCACAGGAAGGTGGCAAAGAAGTCACTGACATCGATGACCTCGTGGGTGATTTTGGCTTCTT GTCCGTCAATGCGACTTCGAGAGACTTCCATGGGATTACTTCCAATACTTCTTTCGCcaaccttcttctgtccCTGTCACAAGCCGAGTCGATACCAAGACTACCGGCGCAGTCATTACCGCCGCGCAATGAAATACTGAACTTACTACAACATTATTTCGACAACATCTACATACAGCTTCCATTCTTCGTCGAAACGAGCTTCTGGACCTCTGTAGATGCGGTCTACCAAGCTGGGGGGCGCTTTGCCAAGCCTTTTGACAAGTGGATCTTGCATATGGTCTTAGCCACAGCGTCTGCGTCTCTCTCCCTCAAGATCGGTGATACCAGTCATCGCAGAGCGTTATCTCATATTTCAATGGCAATGAATCAGGCCGAGGACGTCATCCGCCCCGGTACTATAGCCGGTATCCAGTCAATCCTACTGCTTGCCCAATATTCCTTATTCGACCCCCAACACTTTCGCAGCTGGTATCTGGTAGGGATGGCTGTTAGAGTAGCAGTCGACCTAGGCCTACACCAGGACCCGCCTTTGGATGTTCAGTCAGCCTCAGAGCAGCTGGACCTGCGTCGCCGTGTCTTCCATTGTGTTTACTGCTTAGACAG AGGAATAAGCACTGCCTTTGAAAGAACCTTCTCGTTCTCAGACGAGTCCGTCGATGTTGCTTTGCCATCTTCTGCCACATCCTTAGGGGCTTCGCTAACCGAAAAGAGCCATATATTTTTACGGAGCTCAGAGCCTGCGTGGCACATTGTCAAAATCCGCCAGATACTGTCGGAGGGCTACCAGAGAAAATATTTCCATGAACACGAGACTTCTCTTCAAGCTCCGGCCTCGACGTGGGCTCTCTGCTCAAAAGCATATGAGTGGTTTGGTAAATTCCCGAGTAATGTACCAAACCACTTCCCTATCCTGTACCGGTTGGAGCTATCATACACGATCGTCGTGATTCTTTCTGCTAGCGACGAACCGACCGCACTATGTGATTACAGCAGAATTGTTCTGTTCCATTGCTGCATGCAGTACATTAACGAACTTTATGAGGTGCTGAAGAACCCTACTTGGTTGCCTTTGATGACCTTCCTGGATATCCAGAGGACGTATCAAGTTGGTCGACGATTCATACGAGATGTAACAGAAAACCAGGACCTTCTCTTGGACCCGTCGATACCCGCATTACCCTCCATCCCTCCGGAGACCCCGGAACAGCTGATATTGAGTGGTGAAGATTGTATGAGCTTTTACGCGCGCGCCTCGGAATGTCTTTTGCAGATCAACAATCTCCTCCAATATGGTGCAAGCAAGTGGGGAGCGACCGGTATATTTGGGGAATTCCAGCAAATGTCCGAACCCGCTCGGAGCCGTCTTTTACATGCATCGAACCCATACCTGGCGGGCTCTACAGCCTATATGGCTGGCTACTCTACGATGGTGCCTGCAGGAACAGGATACCTAGGCTTTGATATTGGATAA